In Pseudomonas hamedanensis, a single window of DNA contains:
- a CDS encoding WD40/YVTN/BNR-like repeat-containing protein, which yields MSRCRPPALRNTALLATALSLLGFATLSAPVFAAEAPADVVYSTESAKAAKSLILDVVHAGARLVAVGDRGHILYSDDQGKTWTQAKVPTRQLLTAVYFVDDKNGWAVGHDAQILASADGGLTWTKQFEDLARESPLLDVWFKDASSGFAVGAYGTLLETTDGGKHWEDVSDRLDNEDQFHLNAVAAVKDAGLFIVGESGSMFRSADDGQTWEKLEGPYEGSLFGVIGTAQAQTLLAYGLRGNLYRSTDFGSTWEQVELKAARGALEFGLSGGTVLEDGSIIIVGNGGSVISSSDNGETFSVFNRPDRISLSSVTAAGDGNLILSGQGGVHLTQPNGAETNNKKAGL from the coding sequence ATGAGTCGTTGCCGCCCGCCGGCGTTACGCAACACCGCGTTGCTGGCCACAGCACTCTCGCTGCTGGGCTTTGCCACGTTGTCGGCACCTGTGTTTGCCGCCGAGGCCCCGGCTGATGTGGTCTATTCCACCGAATCGGCCAAGGCCGCGAAAAGCCTGATACTCGATGTCGTCCACGCCGGCGCGCGCCTGGTCGCGGTCGGGGATCGCGGACACATTCTCTATTCCGATGACCAGGGCAAGACCTGGACCCAGGCCAAGGTGCCGACCCGGCAACTGCTCACCGCGGTGTATTTCGTCGATGACAAAAACGGTTGGGCGGTCGGCCATGACGCGCAGATTCTCGCCAGCGCCGACGGCGGTCTGACCTGGACCAAACAATTCGAAGACCTTGCACGCGAATCGCCGCTGCTCGACGTCTGGTTCAAGGACGCCAGCAGCGGCTTTGCCGTGGGCGCCTACGGCACGCTGCTGGAAACCACTGACGGCGGCAAGCACTGGGAAGACGTCAGCGATCGTCTCGACAACGAAGACCAGTTCCACCTCAATGCCGTCGCCGCCGTGAAAGACGCCGGGCTGTTCATCGTCGGCGAGTCCGGCAGCATGTTCCGCTCTGCCGACGACGGCCAGACCTGGGAAAAACTCGAAGGCCCGTACGAAGGTTCGCTGTTCGGCGTGATCGGCACGGCGCAGGCGCAGACCCTGTTGGCCTATGGCTTGCGCGGCAACCTCTACCGCTCCACTGATTTTGGCAGCACCTGGGAACAGGTCGAACTGAAAGCCGCACGGGGTGCGCTGGAATTCGGCCTCTCCGGCGGCACGGTGCTTGAAGATGGCTCGATCATCATCGTCGGTAACGGCGGCTCAGTGATCAGCAGCAGCGACAACGGCGAGACCTTCAGCGTGTTCAACCGCCCGGACCGCATTTCGCTGTCGTCGGTCACTGCCGCCGGCGACGGCAATCTGATCCTGAGCGGGCAGGGCGGTGTACACCTCACCCAGCCAAACGGTGCCGAGACTAATAACAAGAAGGCGGGGCTATGA
- a CDS encoding amino acid synthesis family protein: MSFEIRKIVSYVEETFIEGGKATDKPVTMVGLAVVMKNPWVGNGFVEDLKPQIRANCSDLGAMMVERLVGIIGGAEKIEAYGKAAVVGADGEIEHASAVIHTLRFGNHYREAVKAKSYLSFTNKRGGPGTSIQIPMMHKDDEGLRSHYITLEMQIEDAPRADEIVVVLGCADGGRLHPRIGNRYIDLEELAAEKAQ, translated from the coding sequence ATGAGTTTCGAAATTCGCAAGATCGTCAGCTATGTCGAAGAAACCTTCATCGAAGGCGGCAAAGCCACTGACAAGCCGGTAACCATGGTCGGCCTCGCCGTGGTGATGAAGAACCCGTGGGTGGGCAACGGTTTTGTCGAAGACCTCAAGCCGCAGATTCGCGCCAACTGCTCTGACCTCGGCGCAATGATGGTCGAGCGTCTCGTCGGCATTATCGGTGGCGCGGAAAAGATCGAGGCTTACGGCAAAGCGGCGGTGGTCGGCGCTGACGGCGAGATCGAGCACGCTTCGGCGGTGATCCACACCCTGCGCTTCGGCAATCACTACCGCGAAGCGGTGAAAGCCAAGAGCTACCTGAGCTTCACCAACAAGCGCGGCGGTCCGGGCACTTCGATTCAGATCCCGATGATGCACAAGGACGACGAAGGCCTGCGTTCGCACTACATCACCCTGGAAATGCAGATTGAAGACGCGCCGCGTGCCGACGAAATCGTCGTTGTGCTCGGTTGCGCCGACGGTGGTCGTCTGCACCCGCGCATCGGCAACCGCTACATCGATCTGGAAGAACTGGCCGCCGAAAAAGCCCAGTAA
- a CDS encoding alpha/beta fold hydrolase, whose product MIRLTAELTPAGTSYLATGQGQPVVLIHGVGLNKEMWGGQIVGLASQYQVIAYDMLGHGASPRPASGTDLLGYADQLLELLDHLNLPQAAVIGFSMGGLVARAFALHYPQRLQSLVVLNSVFNRSEEQRAGVIARTAQAAEHGPDANAEAALSRWFSREYQAANPAQIAALRQTLANNDPQGYLTTYELFATQDMYRADDLSSIQAPTLIATGELDPGSTPEMAEQLARRIPGAKVAVLPEQRHMMPVESPRLVNQMLLEFLQFANARQNHIKGIVA is encoded by the coding sequence ATGATTCGGCTCACCGCTGAACTCACCCCGGCTGGCACCAGTTACCTGGCGACTGGCCAAGGCCAGCCCGTGGTCTTGATCCACGGCGTGGGCCTGAACAAAGAAATGTGGGGCGGGCAGATTGTCGGCCTCGCCAGCCAGTATCAGGTGATCGCCTACGACATGCTTGGCCACGGCGCCAGCCCGCGACCGGCCAGTGGCACCGACCTGCTCGGTTATGCCGATCAGTTGCTTGAGCTGCTCGACCATCTGAACCTGCCGCAGGCGGCGGTGATCGGTTTCTCCATGGGCGGCCTGGTCGCGCGGGCCTTCGCCCTGCACTACCCGCAGCGCCTGCAAAGCCTGGTGGTCCTGAACAGCGTGTTCAATCGCAGCGAAGAACAGCGCGCCGGCGTCATTGCCCGTACCGCGCAGGCCGCCGAGCATGGCCCCGACGCCAATGCAGAAGCGGCGCTGTCGCGCTGGTTCAGCCGTGAATATCAGGCGGCCAACCCGGCGCAGATCGCGGCGCTACGCCAGACCCTGGCGAACAACGATCCGCAGGGTTATCTGACCACTTACGAACTGTTCGCCACCCAAGACATGTACCGCGCCGACGACCTGAGCAGCATTCAGGCGCCGACGCTGATCGCCACTGGCGAACTCGACCCGGGATCGACCCCGGAAATGGCCGAGCAACTGGCCCGGCGCATCCCCGGTGCGAAGGTTGCCGTGCTGCCCGAGCAACGGCATATGATGCCGGTAGAGTCGCCGCGTCTGGTCAACCAGATGCTGCTCGAATTTCTCCAATTCGCAAACGCCCGACAAAACCATATAAAGGGGATCGTTGCATGA
- a CDS encoding aldehyde dehydrogenase encodes MTLARFQMCIGGEWVDALSGKTFESINPASAQAWAELPDADEADVERAVQAAQTAFDSLAWRGLTATARGKLLRRLGDLIAENKEHLAQLESRDNGKLIRETRGQVSYLPEFFHYTAGLADKLEGGTLPLDKPDLFAYTVHEAMGVVAAIIPWNSPLYLTAIKLAPALAAGNTIVIKPSEHASATILELARLALEAGIPPGVVNVVTGYGPSTGAALTRHPLIRKIAFTGGAATARHVVRSSAENFAKLSLELGGKSPNIIFADADLDSAINGAIAGIYAASGQSCVSGSRLLVQDEIYDEFVNRLVERAQRIRIGNPQEDHSEMGPMATAQQLAVVEGLVADAIAEGARLRTGGKRPAGLGEGWFYEPTLFECDRNSMKIMQEEVFGPVASVIRFKDEAEALAIANDSQFGLAAGIWTRDLGRAHRLARDVRSGIIWVNTYRAVSAMAPIGGFKNSGYGRESGIDSVLAYTELKTVWINLSQAPMPDPFVMR; translated from the coding sequence ATGACGCTCGCACGCTTCCAGATGTGCATCGGCGGAGAATGGGTCGACGCCCTCTCCGGCAAGACTTTCGAAAGCATCAACCCGGCCTCCGCCCAAGCCTGGGCCGAACTGCCCGACGCCGATGAAGCGGACGTCGAACGCGCCGTGCAAGCGGCGCAAACTGCCTTCGACAGCCTGGCGTGGCGCGGCCTGACCGCCACCGCTCGCGGCAAACTGCTGCGCCGCCTCGGCGACCTGATCGCCGAAAACAAGGAACACCTGGCGCAGCTGGAGAGCCGCGACAACGGCAAGCTGATCCGCGAAACCCGTGGTCAAGTCAGCTATCTGCCAGAGTTCTTTCATTACACCGCTGGCCTCGCCGACAAGCTCGAAGGCGGCACGCTGCCGCTGGACAAGCCCGACCTGTTTGCCTACACCGTGCACGAAGCGATGGGTGTGGTCGCCGCGATCATTCCGTGGAACAGCCCGCTGTACCTCACTGCAATCAAACTGGCCCCGGCCCTCGCCGCCGGCAACACGATTGTGATCAAGCCGTCCGAGCATGCGTCGGCCACCATTCTGGAGCTGGCACGTCTGGCCCTTGAGGCCGGGATTCCGCCGGGGGTCGTCAACGTCGTCACCGGTTACGGCCCAAGCACCGGCGCCGCCCTCACCCGTCATCCGCTGATCCGCAAGATCGCCTTCACCGGCGGCGCGGCAACGGCCCGGCATGTGGTGCGCAGCAGCGCCGAAAACTTCGCCAAGCTGTCGCTGGAACTGGGCGGCAAATCGCCGAACATCATTTTCGCCGACGCCGATCTCGACAGCGCGATCAACGGCGCGATTGCCGGGATCTACGCCGCTTCAGGGCAGAGCTGCGTGTCCGGATCGCGTTTGCTGGTGCAGGACGAAATCTACGACGAGTTCGTCAATCGTCTGGTCGAACGCGCTCAGCGCATCCGCATCGGCAACCCGCAGGAAGACCACAGCGAAATGGGCCCGATGGCTACCGCGCAGCAACTGGCGGTGGTCGAAGGTCTGGTCGCCGATGCCATTGCCGAAGGCGCGCGTCTGCGCACCGGCGGCAAGCGTCCGGCCGGGCTTGGCGAAGGCTGGTTCTACGAGCCGACGCTGTTCGAGTGTGACCGCAACTCGATGAAGATCATGCAGGAGGAAGTCTTCGGCCCGGTAGCCTCGGTCATTCGCTTCAAAGACGAAGCCGAAGCGCTGGCCATCGCCAACGACTCGCAGTTCGGCCTCGCCGCCGGCATCTGGACCCGCGATCTCGGTCGTGCCCATCGTCTGGCGCGCGATGTGCGCTCGGGCATCATCTGGGTCAACACTTACCGCGCGGTCTCGGCGATGGCGCCGATCGGCGGCTTCAAGAACAGTGGCTATGGACGCGAAAGCGGCATCGATTCGGTGCTGGCCTACACCGAACTGAAAACGGTGTGGATCAACCTCTCTCAGGCGCCGATGCCTGATCCGTTTGTGATGCGCTAG
- a CDS encoding flavin reductase family protein, with protein sequence MIEPGIYKDVMSSFPSGVTVVTTLDPDGGIAGITASAFSALSIDPALVLFCPNYASDTYPVLRDSKKFAIHLLSAEQTAEAYAFAGKGKDKAKNIEWHLSELGNPILAKATAIIECELWREYDGGDHAIIVGAVKNLILPAQPVTPMIYHKGKLGALPTLT encoded by the coding sequence ATGATTGAACCCGGCATTTACAAAGACGTCATGAGTTCGTTCCCGTCCGGCGTCACGGTGGTCACCACCCTCGACCCGGACGGCGGCATCGCCGGCATCACCGCCAGCGCCTTCAGCGCGCTGTCGATTGATCCGGCGCTGGTGCTGTTCTGCCCCAATTACGCCTCCGACACCTACCCGGTGCTGCGTGACAGCAAGAAATTCGCCATTCATTTGCTCTCTGCCGAACAGACCGCCGAAGCCTACGCGTTCGCCGGTAAAGGCAAGGACAAGGCTAAAAACATCGAGTGGCATTTGAGCGAACTGGGCAACCCGATCCTGGCCAAGGCCACGGCGATCATCGAGTGCGAATTGTGGCGCGAATACGACGGCGGCGACCACGCGATCATTGTTGGCGCGGTGAAGAACCTGATCCTGCCGGCGCAACCGGTGACGCCGATGATTTATCACAAGGGCAAGCTCGGTGCGTTGCCGACCCTGACCTGA
- a CDS encoding carboxymuconolactone decarboxylase family protein produces MSNEKYEKGLKIRTQVLGEAYVQRSIENADDFTRPLQEMVTEYCWGHVWGREGLSLKERSMINLAMISALNRPHELKLHVRGALRNGLSREQIREILLQVGIYCGVPAAVDSFRLAREAFAEADAEASVNPSAV; encoded by the coding sequence ATGAGTAACGAAAAATACGAAAAAGGCCTGAAGATTCGCACGCAAGTATTGGGCGAAGCCTATGTGCAACGCTCTATAGAGAACGCCGACGACTTCACCCGCCCGCTGCAGGAAATGGTCACCGAATACTGCTGGGGCCATGTCTGGGGCCGCGAGGGTTTGTCGCTCAAGGAGCGCAGCATGATCAACCTGGCGATGATCTCGGCGCTCAACCGCCCGCACGAACTCAAGCTGCATGTGCGTGGCGCCTTGCGTAACGGCCTGAGTCGTGAGCAAATACGCGAAATTCTCCTTCAGGTCGGCATTTATTGCGGCGTTCCGGCAGCCGTGGACAGTTTCCGGCTGGCCCGTGAAGCCTTTGCCGAAGCCGACGCCGAGGCCTCAGTCAACCCCTCGGCTGTTTAG